The following coding sequences lie in one Trypanosoma brucei gambiense DAL972 chromosome 7, complete sequence genomic window:
- a CDS encoding farnesyl pyrophosphate synthase, putative: protein MPMQMFMQVYDEIQMFLLEELELKFDMDPNRVRYLRKMMDTTCLGGKYNRGLTVIDVAESLLSLSPNNNGEEDDGARRKRVLHDACVCGWMIEFLQAHYLVEDDIMDNSVTRRGKPCWYRHPGVTVQCAINDGLLLKSWTHMMAMHFFADRPFLQDLLCRFNRVDYTTAVGQLYDVTSMFDSNKLDPDVSQPTTTDFAEFTLSNYKRIVKYKTAYYTYLLPLVMGLIVSEALPTVDMGVTEELAMLMGEYFQVQDDVMDCFTPPERLGKVGTDIQDAKCSWLAVTFLAKASSAQVAEFKANYGSGDSEKVATVRRLYEEADLQGDYVAYEAAVAEQVKELIEKLRLCSPGFAASVETLWGKTYKRQK from the coding sequence ATGCCAATGCAAATGTTTATGCAGGTATATGATGAGATTCAGATGTTTCTGCTCGAAGAACTGGAACTTAAGTTCGACATGGATCCGAATCGAGTCAGATACCTCCGGAAAATGATGGACACCACATGCTTGGGCGGCAAATACAACCGTGGCCTGACGGTGATCGATGTGGCCGagtcccttctttccctAAGCCCAAACAACAACGGTGAAGAAGACGATGGGGCAAGGCGGAAACGTGTTCTACACgatgcgtgtgtttgtggttggatGATTGAGTTCCTTCAGGCCCATTACTTGGTGGAAGATGACATTATGGACAACAGCGTCACGCGGCGTGGTAAGCCATGCTGGTACCGTCACCCAGGCGTCACGGTGCAGTGTGCCATAAATGACGGTCTGCTATTGAAGTCGTGGACTCACATGATGGCGATGCATTTCTTTGCAGACCGTCCTTTTTTGCAGGATTTGCTCTGTCGTTTCAACAGAGTGGATTACACCACAGCTGTCGGGCAGTTATACGATGTGACGTCAATGTTTGACTCAAACAAACTCGATCCCGACGTATCGCAGCCCACTACGACAGATTTCGCGGAGTTCACCCTTTCCAATTACAAGCGGATTGTGAAGTACAAGACAGCTTATTACACTTACCTTCTACCACTAGTTATGGGGCTTATTGTTAGTGAGGCTCTTCCCACCGTTGACATGGGCGTTACGGAAGAGTTGGCCATGCTTATGGGCGAATACTTTCAGGTGCAGGACGACGTCATGGATTGTTTTACACCACCCGAGCGGCTAGGAAAAGTCGGAACTGACATTCAGGATGCAAAGTGTTCTTGGTTGGCCGTAACATTTCTCGCAAAAGCGAGCAGTGCGCAGGTTGCTGAGTTCAAAGCAAACTACGGTAGTGGAGACTCGGAGAAGGTGGCCACAGTGAGGCGGCTCTATGAGGAAGCGGATCTGCAGGGGGATTATGTAGCCTACGAGGCTGCAGTGGCAGAGCAGGTGAAGGAGCTTATTGAGAAACTGAGGCTTTGCTCACCAGGATTTGCTGCCAGCGTAGAAACTCTCTGGGGAAAGACTTACAAGCGCCAGAAGTGA
- a CDS encoding centrin, putative, producing the protein MAALTDEQIREAFNLFDADGSGAIDAEEMALAMKGLGFGDLPRDEVERTVRSMNTNANGLIEYGEFERMVKSRMAQKDSPEEVLKAFQLFDLDKKGKISFANLKEVAKLLGENPGDDVLQEMIAEADEDGDGEVSFEEFKSVMMQMRGK; encoded by the coding sequence ATGGCGGCGCTTACTGATGAACAGATCCGTGAAGCGTTTAATCTCTTCGATGCGGACGGCTCCGGAGCTATCGACGCGGAGGAAATGGCACTGGCAATGAAGGGTTTGGGTTTCGGAGACCTTCCAAGGGATGAAGTGGAACGGACTGTACGGTCGATGAACACCAATGCCAATGGTCTCATTGAATATGGGGAGTTTGAGCGGATGGTCAAGTCACGGATGGCACAGAAGGACTCCCCAGAGGAAGTGTTAAAAGCGTTCCAGTTATTCGACTTggacaaaaaggggaaaatctCGTTTGCAAACCTGAAGGAGGTGGCTAAGCTCCTTGGAGAAAACCCCGGCGATGACGTGCTGCAAGAGATGATTGCCGAAGCAGATGAAGATGGCGATGGCGAAGTGTCGTTTGAAGAATTTAAGAGCGTCATGATGCAGATGCGTGGCAAATAG
- a CDS encoding peptidyl-prolyl cis-trans isomerase, putative — MSRNDCVMMDKIIEGDGKTIPRQGSIVTLDYVGYLPDGRKFDSTIERGKPFVFRVGCGEVIKGWDEGIVQMSKGERSRLTMPPSLAFGSTGFPGIIPPNTVIVFEVTLLDVV, encoded by the coding sequence ATGTCGCGAAATGACTGCGTTATGATGGACAAGATCATTGAAGGCGATGGCAAAACGATACCGCGTCAGGGGAGTATTGTGACACTGGACTATGTTGGATATCTGCCTGATGGTCGAAAGTTCGACTCCACTATTGAAAGGGGGAAGCCGTTTGTTTTCCGTGTTGGATGCGGAGAGGTCATCAAAGGCTGGGACGAGGGAATTGTGCAGATGTCAAAGGGTGAGCGCAGTCGGCTCACCATGCCTCCATCACTGGCCTTTGGGTCAACTGGTTTCCCTGGCATAATCCCTCCTAACACTGTCATTGTGTTTGAGGTCACGCTGTTGGATGTTGTTTGA
- a CDS encoding cyclophilin-type peptidyl-prolyl cis-trans isomerase, putative, whose amino-acid sequence MLHRTRLAQLINGRILQYFVPYERDEVNPVVFMDVTVEGDALGRVSVELFHDIVPKTTENFRSLCTGERGYSQCPLFYKGIPFHRVIPGFIVQGGDILLKDGRGNVSVFGFPFPDESFEGKAGKHLRGTVAMAHSAPNQNGSQFFFNLARNDHLDGKFVVCGQVIDGWEVVDRVAVLSGSSCGTPVSRAWITECGQSSGDKLEDTERALSGERALHTMPGKEVLDILSPRY is encoded by the coding sequence ATGCTACATCGTACGCGTTTAGCACAGCTAATTAACGGGAGGATACTGCAGTATTTCGTACCGTACGAACGAGATGAGGTGAACCCCGTGGTTTTCATGGACGTCACCGTGGAGGGAGATGCACTCGGCCGTGTGAGTGTTGAGCTTTTCCACGACATCGTTCCAAAGACAACCGAAAATTTTCGTTCACTATGCACTGGTGAGCGAGGTTACAGCCAGTGCCCCTTGTTTTACAAAGGTATTCCATTTCATCGTGTCATCCCTGGGTTTATCGTGCAAGGGGGTGATATTTTGCTGAAGGATGGACGAGGAAATGTTAGTGTGTTCGGATTTCCATTCCCGGACGAGAGTTTTGAGGGTAAGGCAGGGAAACATCTTCGAGGAACGGTGGCAATGGCGCACAGCGCCCCCAATCAAAACGGttcacagttttttttcaacttagCACGGAATGACCATTTAGATGGCAAATTTGTTGTTTGCGGACAGGTTATCGATGGATGGGAAGTGGTTGACCGTGTCGCCGTTTTATCTGGCTCCAGCTGTGGTACGCCGGTTAGTCGAGCTTGGATTACAGAATGCGGTCAGAGTAGTGGTGATAAGCTTGAGGACACGGAACGTGCGTTGTCAGGGGAGCGGGCTTTGCACACGATGCCAGGCAAGGAGGTTCTTGACATTCTGTCTCCTCGTTATTAG
- a CDS encoding I/6 autoantigen yields MLCPPDVAFEKRHFKRRDGNKVVPPSIALVAGLESGFLFKLSAVEDVARRGQFPGLLTEDEFLLMCEESEHIRDAYAMAKHLVALAPDGIFTRATLQETAGKVGSTQDTLSVEEVDALFNALDSDNRGYVSVDEFMDALYGEEGREAMREIRREYMRRKIEVEGEPIVEDEANPEADAEAEAEAEARARAEAEARAEAEARARAEAEARARAEAEARARAEAEARARAEAQRPPPPKQKAGCGC; encoded by the coding sequence ATGCTCTGCCCTCCAGATGTTGCATTCGAAAAGCGGCACTTCAAGAGGAGAGATGGAAACAAAGTTGTCCCTCCATCTATAGCCCTTGTTGCCGGTTTGGAATCTGGATTCTTATTTAAGTTGTCGGCTGTGGAGGATGTCGCGCGTCGAGGCCAGTTTCCAGGCTTGCTAACAGAAGATGAATttttgctgatgtgtgaAGAGAGTGAGCACATTCGGGACGCATACGCAATGGCGAAGCACCTTGTTGCCCTCGCCCCTGATGGCATTTTTACCCGCGCCACACTTCAGGAAACCGCTGGAAAGGTTGGTTCCACTCAAGACACACTCAGTGTTGAAGAGGTCGATGCGCTTTTTAACGCACTGGACTCGGATAACCGGGGATACGTGTCAGTGGATGAGTTTATGGATGCGCTGTATGgtgaagaagggagagaggCTATGAGAGAAATAAGGAGGGAATACATGCGACGGAAAATTGAGGTTGAGGGCGAGCCCATCGTGGAGGATGAGGCCAACCCCGAAGCCGACGCGGAAGCTGAGGCAGAAGCGGAAGCGAGAGCAAGGGCAGAAGCGGAAGCAAGGGCAGAGGCAGAAGCAAGAGCAAGGGCAGAGGCAGAAGCGAGAGCAAGGGCAGAGGCAGAAGCAAGAGCAAGGGCAGAAGCGGAAGCGAGAGCGAGGGCGGAGGCTCAGCGCCCACCGCCACCGAAGCAAAAGGCAGGTTGCGGGTGCTAA
- a CDS encoding I/6 autoantigen, whose translation MLCPPDVAFEKRCFKRSGNKVTPPSIALGTGLESGFLFKLSAVEDVARRGQFPGLLTKDEFLLMCEESEHIRDAYAMAKHLVALAPDGIFTRATLQETAGKVGSTQDTLSVEEVDALFNALDSDNRGYVSVDEFMDALYGEEGREAMREIRREYMRRKIEAETEPVVEDEANPEADAEADAEADEEAEADEEAEL comes from the coding sequence ATGCTCTGCCCTCCAGATGTTGCATTCGAAAAGCGGTGCTTCAAGAGGAGCGGAAACAAGGTTACTCCTCCATCTATAGCCCTTGGCACCGGTTTGGAATCTGGATTCTTATTTAAGTTGTCGGCTGTGGAGGATGTCGCGCGTCGAGGCCAGTTTCCAGGCTTGCTAACAAAAGATGAATttttgctgatgtgtgaAGAGAGTGAGCACATTCGGGACGCATACGCAATGGCGAAGCACCTTGTTGCCCTCGCCCCTGATGGCATTTTTACCCGCGCCACACTTCAGGAAACCGCTGGAAAGGTTGGTTCCACTCAAGACACACTCAGTGTTGAAGAGGTCGATGCGCTTTTTAACGCACTGGACTCGGATAACCGGGGATACGTGTCAGTGGATGAGTTTATGGATGCGCTGTATGgtgaagaagggagagaggCTATGAGAGAAATAAGGAGGGAATACATGCGACGGAAAATTGAGGCCGAGACCGAGCCCGTCGTGGAGGATGAGGCCAACCCTGAAGCTGATGCGGAAGCGGATGCAGAAGCGGACGAGGAGGCGGAAGCAGATGAAGAGGCAGAGTTGTGA
- a CDS encoding p22 protein precursor, putative has translation MRRVVASRKAICEYRLYSQVSPQGYPVTAATPQQIRRVPFYRHRKLYDLTTRELNEEAIRDFLPPKPAVPAGWSMEHKIGSCRFDLTKTMGADDSAREDLHVVALMEPKKYEQTYRMDNGERNGEEYLVFNLFIKKHQHSGGVEFGLTSIDMELVMDSLVVHSTDREMDYSIGALGPGKTTSVGTSFGQKLNIECRRCRDYRYRGPMLNELDDDLTDEILDYLDERGVNNGFAEYMMAQAHFLEQEEYLNWLRLLKQFAT, from the coding sequence ATGCGGCGTGTAGTTGCTTCACGCAAAGCGATTTGTGAGTACCGCCTGTACTCCCAAGTTTCCCCGCAGGGATACCCAGTCACTGCGGCAACTCCTCAACAGATAAGGCGGGTACCGTTTTACCGCCACCGGAAGCTTTATGATCTTACAACGCGTGAATTGAATGAGGAGGCCATACGCGATTTTTTGCCCCCCAAACCCGCTGTGCCGGCGGGATGGAGCATGGAGCACAAAATTGGAAGTTGCAGGTTTGATTTGACCAAAACAATGGGTGCCGATGATAGTGCAAGGGAAGATTTGCACGTCGTTGCCTTGATGGAgccaaaaaaatatgaacaaACATATCGGATGGACAATGGGGAACGGAACGGTGAAGAATATCTAGTTTTCAACCTCTTTATAAAGAAACATCAACACTCAGGGGGCGTGGAGTTTGGGTTAACTTCGATTGACATGGAATTGGTGATGGATTCGCTTGTGGTTCACAGCACGGATAGGGAAATGGACTACTCTATCGGAGCTTTAGGTCCaggtaaaacaacaagtgtAGGTACTTCTTTCGGGCAGAAACTGAATATCGAATGCAGACGCTGCAGGGATTATCGTTACCGCGGACCGATGCTTAATGAACTTGATGACGATTTAACTGATGAAATACTAGATTATTTGGATGAACGTGGCGTAAATAACGGCTTTGCTGAGTATATGATGGCTCAGGCGCACTTTCTGGAGCAGGAAGAATATCTTAACTGGCTGCGCTTACTTAAACAGTTCGCTACTTGA